The Natrinema sp. DC36 genome includes the window CGGCCCGCGATTTCGCGGGTCGACCGGCCCGTCCCGCTCGAGTGAACGCCTCAGACATAGCCGTTCACCTCCGAACGGAGCGCCCCGCGGGCCGCCTCGAGCGCGTCGCTCGCGTCCGCGAGGGTCTCCTCGTCGGTCGCGAGCGCCTCGCGGGCCGACTCGAGCTGGGGAGCGACCGCTTCGGGCGCGGGACCGCCCTGCGAGTCGCGGCTCGCGACGCTTTCGGCCGGATCGAGCGCGTTCACGACCGCCTCGGGGTCGACGTGGGCCTCGAGCGACTCGCCGAGCACCTCCTGCGCGGCGGCCTCGAGGGCGTCGTAATCGGCCCCGCGTTCGGCGGCGATGGCGACCAGTTCGTGTGCGGTCCGGAACGGTAACCCGTTCGCCGCGAGCAGATCCGCGACGCCCGTCGCCGTCGAAAAGCCCTCGCCGGCCGCCGCCGCGAGGGTCTCCTCGTTCCAGTCGGCGGTGGCAACCGCACCAGCCGCAACCTCGCTGGCTTCCGTCACGGCGTCGACGGTCTCCCACGCGTGTGGCGTCGCCCGCTGCAGATCGCGATTGTACGCGCGGGGCAGCCCCTTCAGCGTCGTCGTCAGTCCCTGGACGCCGCCGGCCGCGTCGCCCGCAACCGCGCGGACCAGTTCCAGCGTGTCCGGGTTCTTCTTCTGGGGCATGATCGACGACGTCGAGGAGTAGTCGTCCGCCAGATCGACGAAGCCGCGGTTTGCGAAGATGATCACGTCCTCCGCGAGCCCCGACAGCGTCGTCGCGTGCGTCGACAGCGCCTGCACCGTCTCGAGCAGGAAGTCCCGGCTCGAGGCGGCGTCCATCGAGTTCTCGACGACGCGCTCGAAGCCGAGCAAGTCGGCGACGCGCTCGCGGTCGATATCGAACGTCGTCCCCGCGAACGCGGCTCCACCGAGGGGCGACTCGTTTATTCGGCCGTAGGCCTCGAGCAAGCGTTCGGTGTCGCGGCGGATGGCTCCCTCGTAGGCCAGCGCCCAGTGGGCCATCGTGGTCGGCTGGGCGGGCTGAAGGTGGGTGTAGCCGGGCATGATCGTCTCAGTGTGCGCCTCGGCGACCTCGACCAGCGACTCGCGCAGCGCCAGCGTCGTCTCGATCGCCTCGAGGACGTCCTCGCGCAGGCGATAGCGGATGCAGGTCGCGACCTCGTCGTTGCGCGAGCGCGCGGTGTGCATCTTCCCGCCGTCCGCACCGATGCGTTCGATGACGGCGGTCTCGATGGCCTCGTGGACGTCCTCGCCGTCGGGCAATGAGTCGTGGCCGTCGACCTCGATCGCGTCGATCGCGGTCAGGATCTGACCGGCCACGTCGTCTCCGATAATTCCCTGCTCGGCGAGCATGACTGTATGCGCGCGGTCGACCTCGAGGTCGGCCGCGAAAATGCGTTCGTCCGCCGCGAGCGAGGAGAGGAAGCTCCGGGCGGGGCCGCCGCTGAAGCGGTCCCGGCGGACGACCCCCTCGTCGTCGGAACCGCCGTCGGTAGCGACGTCCGACTCGAATTCGGACCCGTCGTGAGCGCTCTCCTCGGTCATGATTACTCGTCGTCTCCGCTCCCGTCGGTCGCGAGTTCGACTTCCTCGTCGGCCGCGTTCGCGGCGATCGCCTCGTTCGCGAGGCGGCGCTGGAAGCCGTGGTACTTCGCGACGCCGGTGGCGTCCTCCTGTTTGATCTTGCCGACCGTCTCCGTGTCGAAGGAGGCGTGCTCGGCCGAGTAGGCCGCGAACTTGCTGTCGCGGGCGACAGGCCGGGCCTGTCCACCCTCGAAGCGGATCGTGACGGTACCGGTGACGCGCTTTTGCGTCTCCGCGATGAAGCCCTCGAGCGCGCTCACGAGCGGTGCGTCGATCAGGCCCTCGTAGCCTTTCTGGGACCACTGCTGGTCGATCTGGTTCTTGAACTGACGCTCCTCCTGCGTGAGGACGAGCCCCTCGAGGGCCTCGTGGGCGTTGAGCAGCGTCGTCGCGGCCGGGTGCTCGTAGTTCTCGCGAACCTTTAACCCGAGCATGCGGTCTTCCATCGTGTCCGTGCGTCCGACGCCGTAGCTCCCGGCGAGTTCGTTCAGGGACTCGATGAGTGCGACCGGCTCGTGTTCCTCGCCATCGACGGCGACGGGGTAGCCTTCCTCGAAGGTGATCTCGATCTCCTCGGTCTCGCTACCGGGCTCGTCGGTCCACTCGTAGATGTCCCGCGGCGGGACGTAGTTGGGGTCCTCGAGGTCGTCGCCCTCGACGGAGCGGCTCCAGATGTTGGTGTCGATCGACCAGTCGCCGCCGCTGCCGCCCTCGACGGGCAGGTCTCGCTCCGCAGCGTACTCCTGCTCCCACTCGCGGGTGAGTCCGAGTTCGCGAACGGGGGCGATGACTTCGAGGTCCGAACTGCGCCAGACGGCCTCGAAGCGGAGTTGGTCGTTGCCCTTGCCCGTACAGCCGTGGGCGATGCCGGTACAGTTCTGTTCCTCCGCGACCTCGAGGATCGCCTCCGCGATCACCGGACGGGCGAGCGCCGTTCCCAGCGGGTAGCCCTGATAGGTCGCGTTCGCGCGAACGCTCTCGAGACAGAGTTGCGCGAATTCCTCTCGCGCGTCGACGACGTAATGGTCCAGGCCGAGCGCTTCGGCGGTTTCTTCGGCTTCGTCGAACTCTTCGGCCGGCTGGCCGACGTCGACCGTGACGCCGATCACGTCGTCGTATCCGTATTCTTCCTCGAGCAGCGGGACACAGACAGTCGTGTCCAGGCCGCCCGAAAACGCAAGTGCCACGCGTGTCATATCGTACTCGAGTAAACCCACAGGACGGACTTAAGCCCGTTGGTTTCAATTCCGAAAATAAATGAGAGAGGCGCTGCTAACCGAAAATTCTGCAGTTTCGGGAACGGTGGAACGATCCGGGGACGTGGGGTGAAATAAAGAGTGGGCTCAAAGGGCCCGTCGCGGTCGCCGCCGAGCGAGGGTCCCGTCGGTACCGAGAACGGCGAACGTCGTGCCGACGGAGTGGCTCATCGGTCGAACACTGTAGATCCACAGCCTTAAATCCTACTACATCGCGCTCCCACCGGTCAGTACCACGAC containing:
- a CDS encoding argininosuccinate synthase yields the protein MTRVALAFSGGLDTTVCVPLLEEEYGYDDVIGVTVDVGQPAEEFDEAEETAEALGLDHYVVDAREEFAQLCLESVRANATYQGYPLGTALARPVIAEAILEVAEEQNCTGIAHGCTGKGNDQLRFEAVWRSSDLEVIAPVRELGLTREWEQEYAAERDLPVEGGSGGDWSIDTNIWSRSVEGDDLEDPNYVPPRDIYEWTDEPGSETEEIEITFEEGYPVAVDGEEHEPVALIESLNELAGSYGVGRTDTMEDRMLGLKVRENYEHPAATTLLNAHEALEGLVLTQEERQFKNQIDQQWSQKGYEGLIDAPLVSALEGFIAETQKRVTGTVTIRFEGGQARPVARDSKFAAYSAEHASFDTETVGKIKQEDATGVAKYHGFQRRLANEAIAANAADEEVELATDGSGDDE
- the argH gene encoding argininosuccinate lyase, encoding MTEESAHDGSEFESDVATDGGSDDEGVVRRDRFSGGPARSFLSSLAADERIFAADLEVDRAHTVMLAEQGIIGDDVAGQILTAIDAIEVDGHDSLPDGEDVHEAIETAVIERIGADGGKMHTARSRNDEVATCIRYRLREDVLEAIETTLALRESLVEVAEAHTETIMPGYTHLQPAQPTTMAHWALAYEGAIRRDTERLLEAYGRINESPLGGAAFAGTTFDIDRERVADLLGFERVVENSMDAASSRDFLLETVQALSTHATTLSGLAEDVIIFANRGFVDLADDYSSTSSIMPQKKNPDTLELVRAVAGDAAGGVQGLTTTLKGLPRAYNRDLQRATPHAWETVDAVTEASEVAAGAVATADWNEETLAAAAGEGFSTATGVADLLAANGLPFRTAHELVAIAAERGADYDALEAAAQEVLGESLEAHVDPEAVVNALDPAESVASRDSQGGPAPEAVAPQLESAREALATDEETLADASDALEAARGALRSEVNGYV